In a single window of the Dreissena polymorpha isolate Duluth1 chromosome 3, UMN_Dpol_1.0, whole genome shotgun sequence genome:
- the LOC127874955 gene encoding uncharacterized protein LOC127874955 isoform X4 has product MDSASVCSGFDHFDFDTSFCSLKSTDMMEHGDLADQLSMVQQMVVEMKTGFSRAMEELSKIQYGDQTLQQQLADNTRQCHTEITTLTSTVHDIKSEVEKLTGRLDAVSETQRSLQEKLDAYQSDKSMLLEELERSGAISEQTRLRLLGGTENNNTIPHNVAPMVHPYLNSLQNHHRGVEDYHSDSSLTAAVSRSLNLTQALGEKCLNLDLSMTSTDEDEDNSRHSRSRSGSGHRGLRHRKPVYLESPVRASQKVPPHEQMLGGVAREEAARDIVDVEREYCSQLWSLMEDFMNPLRDETIVGRGEFNLLFPAYIPHIYEQHCIILRKMEERIKKWKNGGVIGDVFAQFTESQDCEGLMLYKEFINDFPTMINTMNKWFTHSPHFRELMQSQCLANSPVLQLLLAPLQQVPKYSILLKSMLKYTPLEHPDRYFLESSLGRLKQFLNSMNDDLEQAMQAIDSNNTTMNRTRETGNSAHSKSSTSSGEVNQKSRDSGVHSNEEEIAKSSSLSPNTTRRHLLQVLKEKREQREQRAKERQDGQPSTPRGQKTSYGSHPDLHNQFNATAEGRISPYLASLPQSRMFSSLSKLPLPRENGISHKSRSRKQFENQRPVINPHYLRPLTPQVFPNSGTHNFENVRRREELAEIMSQRPQSAMEYSYRLHGQHDEYLAMLAQQAGLEFSPPHSTSSDRSRQDLQLSLQKLLAETGHTQDEIGDHDQTLQEGRVSYHEQFLATKNKILRHKEQLAANGGFDQLQDDYGTFEDEDNDVDDTQNVTPMKLLPESHRPKIMVPRWRQTASPPSYNQSVTNGDRKLTGHDVHDANLASSLAQSLFENNKHHSFPRDKSFNHQRQPSEDNTNNFQGTASLKRKGQTITIESPRKSSAGQSPMSNGSKGKSAAKSLSFDVSPHRPSSLDINSEGASSSNKRNRSVTKSDKDVTKRNSITKLSDVIAYTADCLENNELKKHEHFTNDDDGDQVESPRKASAEGQSAKLTKLDILGNTNMKVSSVDNAGSSEEHSADDHMDSDNKTSNEPSKKVNTDSVVFYFQNRDKLNQGITNGVDSQRSPVFLGVNKTSTPVREQKPFQTSNQSDSFNNGNRKLSGRLVREDAVNEETASKSMDSNGGADATAKGEVPAKERVLMKVDKLRMSFERKKQKSEERRQSQQMASPTSPTSASSIQKQFNDLTVTSQGSENKNGSLPTFYSAPIQENGTDSQETKSGLYKKSSQNKLKFSYDASASARQIQHKIERAASPTGRTPSPINMNSPYEQFKSQVEASNLARPKGKGTSPQRHSVETSLIPQRSGSPTRSSAERERPKSTTDFTKGNHDVSDGQNLKSAMKETKIPVLKKSSGGMLSKSSEDISKLKKKTPFKDQLKNIFGRKKKKSKLYNGNSYDPDAEYNNHVTIVPESSFQQVDDELGFYPLSASRRANSASHILQGYKSDDDDDDDPVSAV; this is encoded by the exons ATGGACTCAGCCTCCGTGTGCTCGGGTTTTGATCACTTTGACTTCGACACCAGCTTTTGTTCACTAAAAAGTACAG ACATGATGGAACATGGTGATCTAGCCGACCAGCTGTCAATG GTTCAACAAATGGTGGTGGAAATGAAAACGGGGTTTTCCCGAGCGATGGAAGAGCTCTCAAAGATCCAATATGGCGATCAGACCTTACAACAACAACTGGCTGACAACACGAGGCAGTGTCACACAGAGATCACCACCCTGACATCAACAGTTCACGATATCAAG AGTGAGGTAGAGAAGTTGACTGGTCGTCTGGATGCTGTGTCTGAGACACAGAGAAGCTTGCAGGAGAAGCTTGATGCATACCAGTCTGACAAAAGCATGCTTCTGGAGGAACTGGAGCGATCTGGCGCCATATCAGAACAAACTAG ATTGAGACTGTTGGGTGGTacagaaaacaacaacacgaTCCCCCATAATGTGGCTCCCATGGTGCATCCCTACCTCAACTCACTGCAAAACCACCATAGAG GTGTGGAGGACTATCACTCAGACTCCTCCCTCACTGCGGCCGTGTCTCGTAGCCTCAATCTGACCCAGGCCCTCGGGGAGAAGTGCCTCAACCTTGACCTCTCCATGACCTCTACAGATGAGGACGAGGATAACAGTAGGCACTCAAGGTCACGG AGTGGAAGTGGTCATAGAGGTCTCAGACACAGAAAGCCAG TCTATTTGGAGAGTCCAGTGCGAGCCAGTCAAAAAGTTCCACCCCATGAGCAAATGCTTGGAGGAG TGGCGCGAGAGGAAGCCGCTCGTGATATCGTGGACGTAGAACGAGAGTACTGCTCACAGTTATGGTCCCTGATGGAAGACTTCATGAATCCCCTGCGTGACGAGACTATCGTGGGCAGAGGGGAGTTCAATCTGCTCTTCCCCGCGTACATTCCTCACATCTACGAACAACACTGCATCATCCTACGTAAGATGGAGGAGCGCATTAAGAAGTGGAAGAATGGTGGAGTCATTGGTGATGTTTTTGCACAGTTTACGGAGTCACAGGAT TGCGAAGGTTTGATGCTGTACAAGGAGTTCATCAACGATTTCCCAACAATGATCAACACGATGAACAAATGGTTCACTCACTCCCCACACTTCCGTGAACTCATGCAGAGTCAGTGCCTCGCTAACTCTCCCGTACTACAGCTCCTGCTGGCTCCACTACAGCAGGTCCCCAAATACTCAATTCTGCTCAAG TCGATGCTTAAGTACACGCCATTGGAACACCCAGACCGCTATTTTCTGGAGTCTTCATTGGGACGCCTCAAGCAGTTCCTCAACTCCATGAACGATGACCTTGAACAGGCCATGCAGGCCATCGACAGCAACAACACGACCATGAACAG AACGCGAGAGACGGGCAATTCAGCCCATTCCAAGTCAAGCACCAGTAGCGGGGAGGTCAATCAAAAGTCCCGTGACTCTGGGGTCCACTCAAATGAGGAAGAGATAGCAAAGTCTTCTTCATTGTCTCCAAATACCACTCGACG GCACTTGCTGCAGGTTCTGAAGGAGAAACGTGAGCAGCGTGAACAGCGGGCAAAGGAGAGACAAGACGGTCAGCCTTCAACTCCTAGAGGCCAAAAGACAAGCTACGGTAGCCATCCGGACCTCCATAACCAGTTCAACGCCACAGCAGAAGGTCGCATTTCACCGTACCTTGCTTCGTTGCCTCAGTCTAGGATGTTCTCATCATTATCCAAATTGCCGTTGCCAAGGGAGAATGGTATCAGTCACAAGTCACGATCCCGGAAGCAGTTTGAAAACCAACGACCTGTGATAAATCCTCATTATTTAAGACCTCTTACGCCGCAGGTTTTTCCGAATTCAGGTACTCACAACTTTGAGAATGTGAGGAGACGAGAGGAGCTTGCTGAAATCATGAGTCAGCGACCACAGTCGGCGATGGAGTATTCATACCGTCTCCATGGGCAACACGATGAGTATCTGGCCATGCTTGCTCAGCAGGCAGGTCTAGAGTTTTCCCCTCCACACTCCACGTCTAGTGACAGGTCCCGACAGGATCTCCAGCTTTCCCTGCAAAAGCTTCTGGCCGAGACTGGACACACTCAAGACGAGATAGGCGATCATGACCAGACTTTGCAAGAGGGGCGTGTGTCTTATCACGAACAATTTTTGGCAACCAAAAATAAAATTCTCAGGCATAAGGAACAACTGGCTGCCAACGGGGGCTTTGACCAGCTCCAGGATGATTATGGCACCTTTGAAGATGAAGACAATGATGTTGACGATACTCAGAATGTCACACCCATGAAACTGTTACCAGAATCTCATCGACCAAAGATCATGGTCCCTAGGTGGCGCCAAACTGCATCACCGCCCAGTTATAACCAAAGCGTGACTAACGGTGACAGGAAGTTAACTGGCCATGATGTTCATGATGCAAACCTGGCTTCCTCTCTTGCACAGAGTTTGTTTGAGAACAATAAACATCACAGTTTTCCAAGAGACAAAAGCTTCAACCATCAACGACAGCCTAGTGAAGATAATACTAATAACTTTCAAGGGACAGCTAGCTTGAAACGTAAAGGACAGACGATAACTATAGAATCACCAAGAAAGTCGTCTGCTGGACAGAGTCCAATGTCAAATGGCTCAAAGGGTAAAAGTGCAGCAAAAAGTTTATCATTTGATGTGAGTCCGCATCGACCAAGCAGCTTGGATATTAATTCCGAAGGGGCCTCAAGTTCAAATAAGAGAAATAGATCAGTGACCAAGTCTGACAAAGATGTGACAAAACGAAATTCCATTACAAAACTTTCAGATGTGATCGCATACACAGCTGATTGCTTGGAAAACAATGAGCtgaaaaaacatgaacattttacaAACGACGACGATGGTGATCAAGTTGAATCGCCCAGGAAGGCATCAGCAGAAGGTCAGAGTGCAAAACTAACAAAATTGGACATTTTAGGAAATACCAACATGAAGGTATCCTCAGTCGACAATGCTGGTTCTTCAGAAGAACACAGTGCAGATGATCATATGGACTCTGACAATAAAACTAGTAACGAGCCCAGTAAGAAAGTGAATACTGACAGTGTTGTTTTCTACTTTCAAAATCGTGATAAATTGAATCAGGGTATAACTAATGGTGTAGACTCGCAGCGATCTCCCGTATTTTTGGGTGTGAATAAAACGTCTACTCCTGTAAGAGAACAGAAACCATTCCAAACTTCAAATCAAAGTGACTCATTCAACAATGGAAATAGAAAACTGTCAGGAAGATTAGTGCGTGAAGACGCAGTTAATGAAGAAACTGCCAGTAAATCAATGGATTCAAATGGTGGAGCGGATGCCACAGCCAAGGGTGAAGTGCCGGCAAAAGAACGGGTCCTGATGAAGGTTGATAAGTTAAGAATGAGTTTTGAACGGAAAAAGCAAAAGTCAGAAGAAAGGCGACAAAGTCAGCAAATGGCATCCCCTACTAGTCCTACGTCTGCATCGTCCATTCAGAAACAGTTCAATGACCTTACGGTGACCTCTCAGGGCAGTGAGAACAAGAACGGTTCACTTCCAACGTTCTATTCTGCTCCCATCCAAGAGAACGGAACTGATTCACAGGAAACGAAATCTGGACTCTACAAGAAGTCCAGTCAGAATAAACTGAAATTTTCTTACGATGCGTCTGCTTCGGCCAGACAAATTCAGCACAAAATTGAACGGGCTGCGAGTCCAACAGGTAGAACTCCAAGTCCTATAAACATGAACAGCCCGTACGAACAGTTTAAAAGTCAGGTAGAGGCTTCAAATCTGGCTCGTCCAAAAGGCAAAGGAACCAGTCCGCAGAGACATTCAGTCGAAACGTCTTTGATCCCTCAGCGATCCGGAAGTCCAACGCGCAGCTCTGCAGAACGTGAGAGACCAAAGTCCACGACAGATTTTACAAAAGGGAATCACGATGTGAGTGATGGACAGAACCTCAAAAGTGCAATGAAGGAAACCAAAATTCCAGTTTTGAAGAAATCATCAGGGGGAATGCTGTCCAAGTCGTCTGAAGATATTTCTAAATTGAAGAAGAAAACGCCATTTAAAGACCAGTTGAAAAATATCTTTGGACGAAAAAA
- the LOC127874955 gene encoding uncharacterized protein LOC127874955 isoform X3, producing MGKTFQGSHKHQGVSGNASKSCGGQKCTDIKKKTFFRGDKRSDGSEKVFGKRGLVLRGFEGVSGRDGSACLVNTDSCEVWCVCKLVKPCQKCRERDREDNDSAPTPDNKFSRVLNGYMTISADDEEDRTESGSVTPKSDENHTNGVYYKEDCLLSAHLDNLAQCNRIYPELGSKTNVESKLRNGLPAEKCLNQTNNAGLARNLMVKVGEERVENGFKNGATQFKSVGFYASDLSEASESIGINLEELFQKLDELNKAHEGLACEQGINEPRLADSPHGTPSSEMDSASVCSGFDHFDFDTSFCSLKSTDMMEHGDLADQLSMVQQMVVEMKTGFSRAMEELSKIQYGDQTLQQQLADNTRQCHTEITTLTSTVHDIKSEVEKLTGRLDAVSETQRSLQEKLDAYQSDKSMLLEELERSGAISEQTRLRLLGGTENNNTIPHNVAPMVHPYLNSLQNHHRGVEDYHSDSSLTAAVSRSLNLTQALGEKCLNLDLSMTSTDEDEDNSRHSRSRSGSGHRGLRHRKPVYLESPVRASQKVPPHEQMLGGVAREEAARDIVDVEREYCSQLWSLMEDFMNPLRDETIVGRGEFNLLFPAYIPHIYEQHCIILRKMEERIKKWKNGGVIGDVFAQFTESQDCEGLMLYKEFINDFPTMINTMNKWFTHSPHFRELMQSQCLANSPVLQLLLAPLQQVPKYSILLKSMLKYTPLEHPDRYFLESSLGRLKQFLNSMNDDLEQAMQAIDSNNTTMNRTRETGNSAHSKSSTSSGEVNQKSRDSGVHSNEEEIAKSSSLSPNTTRRHLLQVLKEKREQREQRAKERQDGQPSTPRGQKTSYGSHPDLHNQFNATAEGRISPYLASLPQSRMFSSLSKLPLPRENGISHKSRSRKQFENQRPVINPHYLRPLTPQVFPNSGTHNFENVRRREELAEIMSQRPQSAMEYSYRLHGQHDEYLAMLAQQAGLEFSPPHSTSSDRSRQDLQLSLQKLLAETGHTQDEIGDHDQTLQEGRVSYHEQFLATKNKILRHKEQLAANGGFDQLQDDYGTFEDEDNDVDDTQNVTPMKLLPESHRPKIMVPRWRQTASPPSYNQSVTNGDRKLTGHDVHDANLASSLAQSLFENNKHHSFPRDKSFNHQRQPSEDNTNNFQGTASLKRKGQTITIESPRKSSAGQSPMSNGSKGKSAAKSLSFDVSPHRPSSLDINSEGASSSNKRNRSVTKSDKDVTKRNSITKLSDVIAYTADCLENNELKKHEHFTNDDDGDQVESPRKASAEGQSAKLTKLDILGNTNMKVSSVDNAGSSEEHSADDHMDSDNKTSNEPSKKVNTDSVVFYFQNRDKLNQGITNGVDSQRSPVFLGVNKTSTPVREQKPFQTSNQSDSFNNGNRKLSGRLVREDAVNEETASKSMDSNGGADATAKGEVPAKERVLMKVDKLRMSFERKKQKSEERRQSQQMASPTSPTSASSIQKQFNDLTVTSQGSENKNGSLPTFYSAPIQENGTDSQETKSGLYKKSSQNKLKFSYDASASARQIQHKIERAASPTGRTPSPINMNSPYEQFKSQVEASNLARPKGKGTSPQRHSVETSLIPQRSGSPTRSSAERERPKSTTDFTKGNHDVSDGQNLKSAMKETKIPVLKKSSGGMLSKSSEDISKLKKKTPFKDQLKNIFGRKKPPVILSRSMLSTPPYSAEEVEIV from the exons ATGGGGAAAACTTTTCAGGGGAGTCATAAACATCAGGGAGTGTCTGGGAATGCTTCAAAGAGTTGTGGGGGACAGAAATGCACAGATATTAAGAAAAAGACCTTTTTTCGAGGAGATAAAAGGAGCGACGGGTCTGAAAAAGTGTTTGGAAAGAGGGGGCTGGTTCTGAGGGGTTTTGAAGGGGTTTCTGGCAGGGATGGTTCTGCATGTCTGGTTAATACGGATTCTTGTGAAGTGTGGTGTGTATGTAAATTAGTGAAACCCTGCCAGAAGTGCAGGGAAAGAGACCGAGAGGATAACGATTCTGCACCAACTCCAGATAATAAGTTTTCTAGGGTTTTAAATGGGTACATGACAATAAGTGCTGATGACGAAGAAGACCGAACAGAATCTGGGTCTGTGACTCCCAAATCAGACGAAAATCACACTAATGGTGTTTATTACAAAGAGGACTGCTTGTTGAGTGCACATTTGGACAATTTAGCTCAATGTAATAGAATTTACCCAGAGCTGGGCAGTAAGACGAATGTTGAATCAAAGTTAAGAAATGGTCTACCAGCCGAAAAATGCCTTAATCAGACAAATAATGCTGGTTTAGCGAGGAATTTAATGGTGAAAGTTGGTGAAGAAAGAGTTGAAAACGGGTTCAAAAATGGTGCCACCCAATTTAAGTCAGTTGGTTTTTATGCGTCTGATCTCAGCGAAGCTAGCGAAAGTATTGGAATAAATTTGGAAGAACTATTTCAGAAACTTGATGAGCTGAACAAGGCGCACGAGGGCTTAGCATGTGAGCAAGGGATCAATGAACCTCGACTTGCTGATTCTCCACATGGTACCCCTTCCTCAGAAATGGACTCAGCCTCCGTGTGCTCGGGTTTTGATCACTTTGACTTCGACACCAGCTTTTGTTCACTAAAAAGTACAG ACATGATGGAACATGGTGATCTAGCCGACCAGCTGTCAATG GTTCAACAAATGGTGGTGGAAATGAAAACGGGGTTTTCCCGAGCGATGGAAGAGCTCTCAAAGATCCAATATGGCGATCAGACCTTACAACAACAACTGGCTGACAACACGAGGCAGTGTCACACAGAGATCACCACCCTGACATCAACAGTTCACGATATCAAG AGTGAGGTAGAGAAGTTGACTGGTCGTCTGGATGCTGTGTCTGAGACACAGAGAAGCTTGCAGGAGAAGCTTGATGCATACCAGTCTGACAAAAGCATGCTTCTGGAGGAACTGGAGCGATCTGGCGCCATATCAGAACAAACTAG ATTGAGACTGTTGGGTGGTacagaaaacaacaacacgaTCCCCCATAATGTGGCTCCCATGGTGCATCCCTACCTCAACTCACTGCAAAACCACCATAGAG GTGTGGAGGACTATCACTCAGACTCCTCCCTCACTGCGGCCGTGTCTCGTAGCCTCAATCTGACCCAGGCCCTCGGGGAGAAGTGCCTCAACCTTGACCTCTCCATGACCTCTACAGATGAGGACGAGGATAACAGTAGGCACTCAAGGTCACGG AGTGGAAGTGGTCATAGAGGTCTCAGACACAGAAAGCCAG TCTATTTGGAGAGTCCAGTGCGAGCCAGTCAAAAAGTTCCACCCCATGAGCAAATGCTTGGAGGAG TGGCGCGAGAGGAAGCCGCTCGTGATATCGTGGACGTAGAACGAGAGTACTGCTCACAGTTATGGTCCCTGATGGAAGACTTCATGAATCCCCTGCGTGACGAGACTATCGTGGGCAGAGGGGAGTTCAATCTGCTCTTCCCCGCGTACATTCCTCACATCTACGAACAACACTGCATCATCCTACGTAAGATGGAGGAGCGCATTAAGAAGTGGAAGAATGGTGGAGTCATTGGTGATGTTTTTGCACAGTTTACGGAGTCACAGGAT TGCGAAGGTTTGATGCTGTACAAGGAGTTCATCAACGATTTCCCAACAATGATCAACACGATGAACAAATGGTTCACTCACTCCCCACACTTCCGTGAACTCATGCAGAGTCAGTGCCTCGCTAACTCTCCCGTACTACAGCTCCTGCTGGCTCCACTACAGCAGGTCCCCAAATACTCAATTCTGCTCAAG TCGATGCTTAAGTACACGCCATTGGAACACCCAGACCGCTATTTTCTGGAGTCTTCATTGGGACGCCTCAAGCAGTTCCTCAACTCCATGAACGATGACCTTGAACAGGCCATGCAGGCCATCGACAGCAACAACACGACCATGAACAG AACGCGAGAGACGGGCAATTCAGCCCATTCCAAGTCAAGCACCAGTAGCGGGGAGGTCAATCAAAAGTCCCGTGACTCTGGGGTCCACTCAAATGAGGAAGAGATAGCAAAGTCTTCTTCATTGTCTCCAAATACCACTCGACG GCACTTGCTGCAGGTTCTGAAGGAGAAACGTGAGCAGCGTGAACAGCGGGCAAAGGAGAGACAAGACGGTCAGCCTTCAACTCCTAGAGGCCAAAAGACAAGCTACGGTAGCCATCCGGACCTCCATAACCAGTTCAACGCCACAGCAGAAGGTCGCATTTCACCGTACCTTGCTTCGTTGCCTCAGTCTAGGATGTTCTCATCATTATCCAAATTGCCGTTGCCAAGGGAGAATGGTATCAGTCACAAGTCACGATCCCGGAAGCAGTTTGAAAACCAACGACCTGTGATAAATCCTCATTATTTAAGACCTCTTACGCCGCAGGTTTTTCCGAATTCAGGTACTCACAACTTTGAGAATGTGAGGAGACGAGAGGAGCTTGCTGAAATCATGAGTCAGCGACCACAGTCGGCGATGGAGTATTCATACCGTCTCCATGGGCAACACGATGAGTATCTGGCCATGCTTGCTCAGCAGGCAGGTCTAGAGTTTTCCCCTCCACACTCCACGTCTAGTGACAGGTCCCGACAGGATCTCCAGCTTTCCCTGCAAAAGCTTCTGGCCGAGACTGGACACACTCAAGACGAGATAGGCGATCATGACCAGACTTTGCAAGAGGGGCGTGTGTCTTATCACGAACAATTTTTGGCAACCAAAAATAAAATTCTCAGGCATAAGGAACAACTGGCTGCCAACGGGGGCTTTGACCAGCTCCAGGATGATTATGGCACCTTTGAAGATGAAGACAATGATGTTGACGATACTCAGAATGTCACACCCATGAAACTGTTACCAGAATCTCATCGACCAAAGATCATGGTCCCTAGGTGGCGCCAAACTGCATCACCGCCCAGTTATAACCAAAGCGTGACTAACGGTGACAGGAAGTTAACTGGCCATGATGTTCATGATGCAAACCTGGCTTCCTCTCTTGCACAGAGTTTGTTTGAGAACAATAAACATCACAGTTTTCCAAGAGACAAAAGCTTCAACCATCAACGACAGCCTAGTGAAGATAATACTAATAACTTTCAAGGGACAGCTAGCTTGAAACGTAAAGGACAGACGATAACTATAGAATCACCAAGAAAGTCGTCTGCTGGACAGAGTCCAATGTCAAATGGCTCAAAGGGTAAAAGTGCAGCAAAAAGTTTATCATTTGATGTGAGTCCGCATCGACCAAGCAGCTTGGATATTAATTCCGAAGGGGCCTCAAGTTCAAATAAGAGAAATAGATCAGTGACCAAGTCTGACAAAGATGTGACAAAACGAAATTCCATTACAAAACTTTCAGATGTGATCGCATACACAGCTGATTGCTTGGAAAACAATGAGCtgaaaaaacatgaacattttacaAACGACGACGATGGTGATCAAGTTGAATCGCCCAGGAAGGCATCAGCAGAAGGTCAGAGTGCAAAACTAACAAAATTGGACATTTTAGGAAATACCAACATGAAGGTATCCTCAGTCGACAATGCTGGTTCTTCAGAAGAACACAGTGCAGATGATCATATGGACTCTGACAATAAAACTAGTAACGAGCCCAGTAAGAAAGTGAATACTGACAGTGTTGTTTTCTACTTTCAAAATCGTGATAAATTGAATCAGGGTATAACTAATGGTGTAGACTCGCAGCGATCTCCCGTATTTTTGGGTGTGAATAAAACGTCTACTCCTGTAAGAGAACAGAAACCATTCCAAACTTCAAATCAAAGTGACTCATTCAACAATGGAAATAGAAAACTGTCAGGAAGATTAGTGCGTGAAGACGCAGTTAATGAAGAAACTGCCAGTAAATCAATGGATTCAAATGGTGGAGCGGATGCCACAGCCAAGGGTGAAGTGCCGGCAAAAGAACGGGTCCTGATGAAGGTTGATAAGTTAAGAATGAGTTTTGAACGGAAAAAGCAAAAGTCAGAAGAAAGGCGACAAAGTCAGCAAATGGCATCCCCTACTAGTCCTACGTCTGCATCGTCCATTCAGAAACAGTTCAATGACCTTACGGTGACCTCTCAGGGCAGTGAGAACAAGAACGGTTCACTTCCAACGTTCTATTCTGCTCCCATCCAAGAGAACGGAACTGATTCACAGGAAACGAAATCTGGACTCTACAAGAAGTCCAGTCAGAATAAACTGAAATTTTCTTACGATGCGTCTGCTTCGGCCAGACAAATTCAGCACAAAATTGAACGGGCTGCGAGTCCAACAGGTAGAACTCCAAGTCCTATAAACATGAACAGCCCGTACGAACAGTTTAAAAGTCAGGTAGAGGCTTCAAATCTGGCTCGTCCAAAAGGCAAAGGAACCAGTCCGCAGAGACATTCAGTCGAAACGTCTTTGATCCCTCAGCGATCCGGAAGTCCAACGCGCAGCTCTGCAGAACGTGAGAGACCAAAGTCCACGACAGATTTTACAAAAGGGAATCACGATGTGAGTGATGGACAGAACCTCAAAAGTGCAATGAAGGAAACCAAAATTCCAGTTTTGAAGAAATCATCAGGGGGAATGCTGTCCAAGTCGTCTGAAGATATTTCTAAATTGAAGAAGAAAACGCCATTTAAAGACCAGTTGAAAAATATCTTTGGACGAAAAAA GCCGCCAGTGATTTTGAGTCGATCCATGTTGAGTACACCCCCATACTCTGCT